TCGTTCTCATTCATCAATCGCAGGCGCATCAACGCATCTTATATGAAGAATTTCTAAAAACCATCACTATTAAAGAAGTCAATAGCCAACAATTATTATTTCCGGTAAACATTCCCTTTGCTACTGCCGATATGGAAATGCTACAGACTATTAAACCGGATCTGGAAAGTGCAGGGTTTGTTTTTACGGAATTTACCAAAGAAAGTATAACGGTTACCGGGATTCCGGTTTCTGTTACCGATAGCCAGGCATCTTTGGTTATTGAGCAGTTATTGGAAGATGTTAAATCGGAAATTCCAAACACAGGTTTTAACCCTTTTGATGTGATGGCCAAATCTTTTGCCAAAACGCTGGCTGTTAAAACAGGTACATATTTATCAGAAAAAGAACAGGAAACTTTGGTTTACGATTTGTTCTTATGTAAAGAACCCGCTATTTCGCCGACAGGAAAAGCTACCTTTAAAACACTAACGTTACATGAATTAGATTCCTTATTTACCAATTAAAATGAATAGACTTACTGACGCCATAAAACATTTAATCATCATTAATATTATCTTATTTATTGCTCCGCAATTTTTGAATATTAATTTAGCAGATGTACTCGCTTTGTATTTTCCTCAAAATGAGCATTTTGGATTTTGGCAGTACATAACACATATGTTTATGCACGGCAGTTTCCCCCACATACTTTTTAATATGTACGGCTTATGGGCTTTTGGAACCCCTTTGGAACAAATGTGGGGACGAAATAAATTTTTATTCTTCTATTTTTCGGTTGGAATCGGAGCGACGGCAATTTATACGTTAGTTAATTATTATCAGTTTAATGGTTTTTATGAAGCTTTAGTTACTAATGGATTAAATAGCTCTGATATCAACTCAATTTTAACAACTGGTAATTATAGCAGATATGCAGATATTATTACCTTAAATAATGCTGAACTCACAGAATTTTATAATCTGTTTCATACTCCTGCTGTAGGCGCTTCCGGAGCTGTATATGG
This window of the Flavobacteriaceae bacterium genome carries:
- a CDS encoding rhomboid family intramembrane serine protease; this encodes MNRLTDAIKHLIIINIILFIAPQFLNINLADVLALYFPQNEHFGFWQYITHMFMHGSFPHILFNMYGLWAFGTPLEQMWGRNKFLFFYFSVGIGATAIYTLVNYYQFNGFYEALVTNGLNSSDINSILTTGNYSRYADIITLNNAELTEFYNLFHTPAVGASGAVYGVLVAFGLQFKDAKLALIFFPVPIAAKYFIPILIAIDLFFGMTKYSVGNIAHFAHIGGALFGFIIAYYWKNKQFNRWS